In one Neobacillus sp. CF12 genomic region, the following are encoded:
- a CDS encoding histidine kinase, translating into MKIKNFKFIYNSISFKIVFYIIIILTPLISLLIYNIYQTHESLLKQVEGTHKNMLQSYLTQIDTQLKNSMNYTLDMALFQSDPKILVSERDDTDFIFAKYRIFTSLSNRLLSTNQIDAFFIYVKNGDYFIQATQHGVSSSELNELKRYVLAKSEMISSSNNFPKSTWTLTTIDKHNSLINLSYGNGDIIAGAYASTDRIKNEFSRKNFITSKLLFIPSDSLNLVIDKQPKDHVVITSKSSVADILLIEVLSKSVILESLPFIQKYILLVSIFLALMLPLLILLMNVTIVKPLRKLIKSMGRVRVGDLKYRIDLHRSSNEFEIVNSTFNKMMDTVQNLKINVYEEQIKVQKSQLRNLQLQINPHFLINSLNMVNNLIQNEDSQTAKKLILYSVDYFRYMAKADNDFVPLYEEINHIKDYLEIQKIRYKDKFTYSINVNQLIEDMLIPPMLIQNFVENSIKYAIDMNKVIHLSVKVEYFEVDYYPYANIVISDSGIGYPTDSLERINSGKKPKHSFGNHIGIFNSVQRIKILYHGKGTWKFYNDGGAVSEITLPALFENINE; encoded by the coding sequence ATGAAAATAAAAAATTTCAAATTTATATATAATTCCATCTCATTTAAGATTGTCTTTTATATCATTATAATCCTTACCCCTCTTATATCTCTACTCATTTATAACATTTATCAAACTCATGAATCTCTGTTAAAACAAGTAGAAGGTACACATAAAAATATGCTTCAGTCTTATCTTACTCAGATTGACACTCAGCTTAAAAATTCTATGAATTATACATTGGATATGGCACTATTCCAAAGTGATCCAAAGATTTTAGTTAGTGAACGTGACGATACCGATTTTATCTTTGCCAAATACAGGATATTTACCAGTCTTTCAAACAGACTGCTTTCAACTAATCAAATAGATGCTTTTTTTATATATGTGAAAAACGGGGATTATTTCATACAAGCTACCCAACATGGTGTTTCTTCCTCTGAATTAAACGAATTAAAAAGGTATGTGCTAGCGAAATCTGAAATGATTAGCTCATCCAACAATTTCCCAAAATCAACCTGGACCTTAACCACGATAGACAAACACAACAGTTTGATAAATTTGTCCTATGGTAACGGAGATATAATAGCTGGCGCTTATGCAAGTACAGATAGAATTAAAAATGAATTTAGTCGAAAGAACTTTATTACATCTAAGTTATTATTCATACCCTCTGATTCTCTTAATTTGGTTATCGACAAACAACCGAAGGATCATGTAGTTATAACTAGTAAATCCTCCGTTGCAGATATTCTATTGATAGAAGTTCTATCAAAGTCAGTAATTCTTGAATCATTGCCCTTTATCCAAAAGTACATTTTATTGGTTTCAATTTTTTTAGCTTTAATGCTGCCTTTATTAATTTTGCTTATGAATGTTACAATCGTTAAACCTTTACGGAAGTTAATAAAATCTATGGGTAGAGTTCGTGTAGGTGACCTCAAATATAGAATTGATCTCCATAGGAGTTCCAACGAGTTTGAAATTGTCAATTCCACCTTCAATAAGATGATGGATACGGTCCAAAACCTTAAAATAAATGTATATGAGGAACAGATTAAAGTTCAGAAATCTCAGTTGCGTAATCTCCAATTGCAGATAAATCCTCATTTTTTGATTAACTCTTTAAATATGGTTAATAACTTGATACAAAACGAAGACTCGCAGACCGCAAAAAAACTAATCCTTTATTCTGTAGACTACTTCAGATATATGGCAAAAGCTGATAACGATTTTGTTCCACTTTATGAAGAGATTAATCATATAAAAGATTACCTTGAAATCCAAAAGATACGTTATAAAGACAAGTTTACTTATTCTATTAATGTAAATCAATTGATTGAAGATATGTTAATTCCACCTATGCTTATACAAAACTTTGTTGAGAACTCTATTAAGTATGCGATTGATATGAACAAAGTCATTCATCTTTCTGTAAAAGTAGAATATTTTGAAGTTGATTATTACCCTTATGCAAATATAGTAATCTCTGATAGTGGTATTGGATATCCGACTGATAGTCTTGAGCGGATAAACTCAGGAAAGAAACCAAAACATTCATTTGGTAACCATATTGGTATTTTCAATTCTGTTCAACGAATCAAAATTTTATATCATGGTAAGGGCACATGGAAATTTTATAATGACGGTGGTGCGGTGTCGGAGATTACTTTGCCTGCTTTGTTTGAAAATATAAATGAATAG
- the srtB gene encoding class B sortase, translated as MKKVNLSLKQKVVWRKFLFTILLAGFFFSTIMIARRAVDSYNTKTLNNELSKIQEKINVIGTSNNSNQILDNIDDLETKDKSIVIYERERIEEENKDNEIRTQIEQLAKVNRDIKGWIRIENTLVNYPVVQTDDNSFYLEHDAGKNKNRYGTIFIDEINDVSNPEKLQGQNIILYGHHMKNGDESMFGSLERFREYEFFTANDSINFNLFPESYKFQVFGVYLVNQDFDYRNTRLGTELDIKNLLNRLKNEQIQFREVTLTPNDTILTLSTCAYDFEDARLVIMAKLINDGNIKGTNQ; from the coding sequence ATGAAAAAAGTGAACCTTTCTCTAAAACAAAAAGTCGTATGGAGAAAATTTTTATTTACTATATTATTGGCTGGTTTTTTCTTTTCGACTATTATGATTGCTAGAAGAGCGGTAGACTCCTATAATACCAAGACTTTAAATAATGAATTGTCAAAAATACAAGAAAAAATTAATGTTATAGGAACCTCGAATAATTCCAATCAAATCTTAGATAATATTGATGATTTGGAGACAAAGGATAAAAGTATAGTAATATATGAAAGGGAAAGAATCGAGGAAGAGAATAAAGATAACGAAATAAGAACGCAGATCGAGCAGCTTGCAAAAGTTAATAGGGATATCAAAGGCTGGATTAGGATTGAAAATACATTAGTAAACTATCCGGTCGTACAAACGGACGATAATTCATTTTATTTAGAACATGATGCTGGAAAGAATAAGAACCGGTACGGCACTATTTTTATTGATGAAATCAACGATGTCAGTAACCCGGAAAAACTTCAAGGTCAAAACATAATACTTTATGGTCACCATATGAAAAATGGAGATGAAAGTATGTTTGGATCTTTAGAAAGATTTCGCGAATATGAGTTCTTTACTGCGAATGATAGTATTAATTTTAATCTCTTCCCTGAAAGTTATAAGTTTCAAGTATTTGGTGTATATTTGGTAAATCAAGACTTTGACTATAGAAATACAAGACTTGGAACGGAACTAGATATAAAAAACCTTTTAAACAGATTAAAGAATGAGCAAATTCAATTTCGAGAAGTAACCCTTACCCCAAATGATACTATTCTTACGCTATCTACTTGTGCTTATGACTTCGAGGATGCAAGACTGGTAATTATGGCAAAGTTGATAAACGATGGTAATATAAAAGGAACCAACCAGTAA
- a CDS encoding response regulator transcription factor produces the protein MSNKVLIVDDHLVVREGLKLIIETNESFHVIGEAENGAAALEFIENNQPDVILMDLNMPIMSGLDTIKTLNDRKSSIPIIILTTYNEDELIIRGLALGAKGYLLKDTSREELFRTIESAIRGETLLQPEMMAKLIRSKEKKSTVRASFESSNLTEKELFILKAAAKGYRNKDIAFDLGIAERTVKAHLTNIYNKLAVNTRTEAVAVALERAWIHL, from the coding sequence GTGAGTAATAAAGTATTAATCGTAGATGACCATTTGGTAGTTCGGGAAGGATTGAAATTAATTATAGAAACAAACGAGTCTTTCCATGTAATTGGAGAGGCTGAAAATGGTGCAGCAGCGCTTGAATTCATTGAAAACAATCAACCAGATGTTATTTTAATGGACTTAAATATGCCCATTATGAGTGGATTAGATACAATCAAAACGTTAAATGACAGGAAAAGCTCAATCCCCATCATTATCTTAACAACCTACAATGAGGATGAATTAATTATTAGGGGGTTAGCGTTAGGTGCAAAAGGATATTTATTAAAGGATACAAGTCGGGAAGAGCTTTTTCGGACGATTGAATCTGCTATCAGAGGTGAAACTTTATTACAGCCAGAAATGATGGCTAAACTTATTCGTTCAAAAGAAAAGAAGTCTACTGTTAGGGCTTCCTTTGAATCATCTAATCTGACTGAAAAGGAACTTTTCATTCTAAAAGCAGCTGCCAAAGGTTATAGGAATAAAGATATAGCGTTTGATTTGGGAATCGCCGAACGCACTGTCAAGGCACATTTAACGAATATTTACAACAAACTGGCCGTCAATACTAGAACTGAAGCAGTGGCTGTAGCCTTAGAACGAGCATGGATTCACCTTTAA
- a CDS encoding sensor histidine kinase, translating to MVKFYNFNTSTFLSDGLILSRIANIFWILVAYVGTMLLQNIQKALFFQSIVFTFIIAIYILLYSFSHSLSHNRSWVYFIVQGSLIFISSFLVPKGSPVILLCLLPVLVAQSITIFQKSIKILIIFIAAYFLYGIVIWLNYGLQELPIFILVFFINLTIVNFYSVIFNRQVQASLRMEYYLQELETAHQKVEKLTLANERQRMARDLHDTLAQGLAGLIMQLEAVDAHLKNGNTNRSQEIIHQSMIRARETMRNARTVIDDLRTKSIEKTDFNCEVHRKIEEFTEATSIKVDYDLDPIAVLSNLIMEHSLYMISECLTNIAKHAQAQRVKIMVKKMNKYLIIKIEDDGVGFKTQTIGKYSGNYGLLGLNERVRLIGGKLEIHSFPFSGTKISITVPI from the coding sequence ATGGTTAAATTTTATAATTTTAATACTTCTACTTTTCTATCAGATGGATTAATCCTTTCAAGAATTGCCAATATTTTCTGGATATTAGTAGCCTATGTTGGAACCATGTTACTACAGAATATTCAAAAAGCCCTATTCTTTCAGAGTATTGTTTTTACATTTATTATCGCAATCTATATTCTTTTATACAGTTTTTCACATTCACTTTCGCATAATCGGAGTTGGGTATATTTTATAGTACAAGGTAGCCTTATTTTTATTTCATCGTTTTTAGTTCCTAAGGGTTCTCCTGTTATTTTGCTTTGTTTGCTTCCCGTATTAGTAGCTCAAAGTATCACGATTTTTCAAAAAAGCATCAAGATTCTCATCATTTTTATCGCTGCCTATTTCCTATACGGCATTGTGATCTGGCTAAACTATGGATTGCAGGAATTACCCATTTTTATCTTAGTATTTTTTATTAATTTGACGATCGTTAACTTCTATTCCGTCATTTTCAACAGACAAGTTCAAGCCAGTTTACGAATGGAATACTATCTGCAGGAATTAGAAACTGCGCATCAAAAGGTTGAAAAACTTACCTTAGCGAATGAAAGACAACGTATGGCAAGAGATTTGCATGATACACTTGCACAAGGGTTGGCAGGTTTAATCATGCAATTGGAGGCTGTTGATGCTCATTTGAAAAATGGGAATACAAACCGATCTCAAGAAATTATTCATCAGTCTATGATACGAGCGAGAGAGACAATGAGAAATGCAAGAACAGTCATTGACGATTTGAGAACAAAATCTATTGAAAAGACCGATTTTAATTGTGAGGTACATAGAAAAATAGAAGAGTTTACAGAAGCAACTTCTATTAAGGTAGATTATGACCTTGATCCTATAGCAGTGCTGTCTAACTTAATAATGGAGCATAGTTTATATATGATTAGTGAGTGTTTAACCAATATTGCGAAGCATGCACAAGCACAGAGGGTAAAAATAATGGTAAAAAAAATGAACAAATACTTAATTATCAAGATAGAAGATGATGGAGTGGGATTTAAAACCCAGACAATAGGCAAATATTCAGGTAATTATGGTCTACTCGGTTTAAACGAAAGAGTTCGGTTAATAGGAGGGAAATTAGAAATTCATAGTTTTCCATTTAGTGGGACTAAAATTAGTATCACTGTACCTATTTAA
- a CDS encoding cytochrome P450 produces MKEMISLQDITKFHSRSEEFFPLEWYKKMLNNDPVFYHNETDTWNVFRYDDVKQVLSNHEIFSSVGSRTTIGVGANNKEGAIPDKLNLTEVDPPQHQKSRSLLSAAFTPRSLKSWEPRIQQIATQLVDDMQEDTIIDIVEALAGLFPTMVMADLIGVPSKDSLMYKKWVDVLFQPYTKEKQQEIDMKKQAAAIEYFQYLYPLVVQKRSNPADDIISDLLKVEVDGERFTDDEIVRTTMLLLGAGIETTGHMLSSIFYSLLYDDKNLYEELKNEVELVPKAVEEMLRYRFHIGKRERFVKKDINIWDVELKKGDVVIAWMSAANMDETMFENPFEMNIHRKNNKKHLSFGNGPHFCLGAPLARLELNIALTTFLQKVSRIEPIESFDLENNLADSAPGQSLIHLPLKIYK; encoded by the coding sequence ATGAAAGAAATGATTTCATTGCAAGACATTACAAAATTTCATTCTAGGTCAGAAGAATTTTTCCCTCTAGAATGGTACAAAAAGATGCTGAATAATGACCCCGTGTTTTATCATAATGAAACCGATACCTGGAATGTGTTTAGATATGATGATGTCAAACAGGTATTAAGCAACCATGAAATATTTTCAAGTGTAGGCTCTAGAACAACGATTGGAGTAGGTGCTAATAATAAAGAAGGAGCGATCCCGGATAAGTTAAATCTTACTGAAGTTGATCCTCCGCAACATCAAAAAAGTCGGTCCCTATTGTCAGCTGCTTTTACACCGCGCAGCCTGAAAAGCTGGGAACCACGGATTCAACAAATTGCTACACAACTAGTAGACGACATGCAAGAAGATACTATTATTGATATTGTCGAGGCACTGGCAGGGCTATTTCCGACAATGGTTATGGCGGACCTTATTGGTGTTCCTTCAAAAGATAGTCTAATGTATAAAAAATGGGTTGATGTTTTATTTCAACCCTATACGAAAGAAAAACAGCAGGAAATTGATATGAAAAAGCAAGCTGCTGCCATAGAATATTTCCAATATTTATATCCCCTTGTTGTTCAAAAACGGTCTAATCCGGCAGATGATATCATCTCGGACTTATTGAAGGTGGAAGTAGATGGTGAAAGATTTACGGATGATGAGATTGTTCGAACAACGATGCTTTTGTTAGGGGCAGGTATTGAAACAACAGGTCACATGCTATCAAGTATCTTTTATTCACTTCTGTATGATGATAAGAACTTATATGAAGAATTAAAAAACGAAGTGGAACTCGTTCCAAAAGCAGTTGAAGAAATGCTTCGTTACCGTTTTCATATTGGAAAAAGAGAACGCTTCGTTAAAAAGGATATCAATATCTGGGATGTGGAACTTAAAAAGGGAGATGTTGTCATTGCATGGATGAGCGCAGCCAATATGGACGAAACCATGTTTGAGAATCCCTTCGAAATGAATATTCACCGGAAAAATAATAAAAAACATTTATCTTTTGGTAATGGACCGCATTTTTGTCTTGGTGCACCACTAGCTAGATTAGAATTGAACATAGCATTAACAACATTTTTGCAAAAAGTTTCTCGTATTGAGCCAATTGAATCATTTGACCTGGAGAATAATTTGGCTGATTCTGCTCCGGGCCAATCATTGATTCATTTACCACTTAAAATATATAAATAA
- a CDS encoding SDR family NAD(P)-dependent oxidoreductase, producing the protein MTDFSSVKDKVVVITGAADGLGEAIAQCFGENGMKVVVSDIDAEKGNKVVEQIKSKGGEASFIKADVSKEIDVKEMMDFAVETYGCLDGLVNNAGIAAANRPTHEYSVAEFDRLTSVNLKGVFLGLKFGVEAILKSKSSSGFIINIASLAGLLGNSSMGLYSSAKHGVVGLTKSAALDYAPYNITVNAICPGTFRTSIWGDAPEEQVQQYAKMLSPNGKLGDPKEIGHLALFLASDLARYISGSAISIDAGSSAGKLTPSKWSHPEILV; encoded by the coding sequence ATGACTGATTTTTCAAGTGTAAAAGATAAGGTTGTAGTAATAACTGGTGCTGCCGATGGACTTGGGGAAGCAATTGCACAATGTTTTGGAGAAAACGGTATGAAGGTTGTTGTATCAGATATCGATGCGGAAAAGGGTAATAAGGTAGTTGAACAAATAAAATCTAAAGGAGGAGAAGCATCTTTCATTAAAGCTGATGTTAGCAAAGAAATAGATGTGAAGGAAATGATGGATTTTGCAGTCGAAACTTATGGGTGTTTAGATGGGCTTGTTAATAATGCTGGGATCGCAGCTGCAAATAGACCTACACACGAATATTCAGTAGCTGAATTTGATAGGTTAACCTCTGTTAATTTAAAGGGTGTATTCTTAGGTTTGAAATTTGGGGTTGAGGCTATCCTTAAGTCAAAATCATCAAGTGGATTTATCATTAATATTGCTTCTTTAGCTGGTTTATTGGGTAATAGTTCAATGGGACTTTATTCTTCAGCTAAACATGGCGTTGTGGGTTTAACAAAGAGTGCAGCACTTGATTATGCACCCTATAACATCACAGTTAACGCTATTTGTCCGGGCACGTTTAGAACTTCGATATGGGGAGACGCACCTGAAGAACAAGTGCAACAATATGCAAAGATGTTATCTCCCAATGGAAAACTTGGAGACCCTAAGGAAATTGGTCATTTAGCATTATTCTTAGCTTCTGATTTAGCCCGTTACATCAGTGGTTCTGCTATATCAATTGATGCTGGCTCTAGTGCAGGTAAGCTTACTCCTTCCAAATGGAGCCATCCAGAAATTCTGGTGTAA
- a CDS encoding glycosyl hydrolase, translating to MNQKINNLLNSKGDNYIFPFLWLHGEDESVLREYMGAIHSSGIGAVCVESRPHPDYCGPQWWHDLDIILDEAKKRDMKVWILDDSHFPTGYANGALEDAPAELCRQFLYYSSIEVVGPAKSAQLNVAKHVKYVKNPFENSGFSMRPKKERRKFDDDSLLSVCAARIDQDFDASTLIDITELVQDGELVWDVPEGKWIIYVNYLTRNAGSRDSYINMLNKKSARKQIEAVYEPHLERYKVEFGKTIAGFFSDEPELGNGKMNANQPIGTDTDLPWSEEVEAQMHTRLGGDWKAKLPLLWESGSHPDQTAEVRYVYMDIITRLVEENFSKQIGNWCEEHGVEYIGHLIEDNNMHARPGSSLGHFFRGLSGQHMSGIDDIGGQVMPGGEIYPKKTIIGERDGEFFHYMLGKLGSSFAAIDPIKKGRTMCEIFGAYGWGEGVRMMKYLVDHFLVRGVNHYVPHAFSAKPYPDPDCPPHFYANGHDPQFRHFGALMRYLNRMCALISDGKRVTSAAILYHADAEWAGEYMLDQKPAHVLMDNQIDFDILPSDVFTEQDRYKTKIGKHLHVNNQEYKTLIIPFSQYVTESTVKTVIELKKAGVQVLFINDLPSGIIGADSALLKELSDCKVVTLDTLVSELKENAVKEIVVEPDFSMLRYLHYQDENDIFLFTNENMAETFRGTINVPISGAVYGYDVWNNELYEVSAEQNGEGTTLDLEIPPYQSVVVVFDKSEGVEVKTPVSYNQEFILKDGWTMSMATSIEYPEFHDRQEISSFMNVGLKYPEFSGFIRYENEVEVPVTKQASLMIEDAFEGVEVFINDKSVGIQVAPPFVFDISKQLNEGKNNLRIEVATTLEREQHYRPLEPGSFFAAFAKAPLLQPTGIVGDVKILARK from the coding sequence TTGAATCAAAAAATTAATAATTTGCTTAATTCTAAAGGGGATAATTATATTTTTCCATTTTTATGGTTACATGGCGAAGATGAGTCAGTTCTTAGAGAGTATATGGGAGCTATACATTCGTCAGGAATTGGAGCGGTTTGTGTGGAAAGTAGACCACACCCTGATTATTGTGGCCCACAATGGTGGCATGATTTGGACATCATATTAGACGAAGCAAAAAAGCGGGATATGAAAGTATGGATTTTGGATGACAGCCATTTTCCTACTGGATATGCAAATGGGGCCTTAGAGGATGCGCCTGCTGAATTATGCAGGCAATTTCTATATTATTCTTCAATTGAAGTGGTGGGACCAGCGAAATCTGCCCAATTAAATGTTGCTAAACATGTTAAATATGTTAAAAATCCTTTTGAAAATAGTGGATTTTCTATGCGTCCAAAAAAGGAGAGAAGAAAGTTTGATGATGATAGTTTGCTTAGTGTTTGTGCAGCCCGTATCGATCAGGACTTTGATGCATCAACTTTAATAGATATTACGGAATTGGTTCAGGATGGGGAACTTGTGTGGGATGTCCCGGAAGGCAAGTGGATTATATATGTGAATTATCTTACCCGAAATGCTGGAAGCCGTGATAGTTACATCAATATGCTTAATAAAAAAAGTGCTAGAAAGCAAATAGAAGCCGTATATGAACCACATCTTGAACGTTATAAAGTGGAGTTTGGGAAAACAATTGCTGGTTTCTTTTCTGATGAACCAGAACTAGGTAATGGCAAAATGAATGCAAATCAACCAATTGGTACAGATACAGATCTTCCATGGAGTGAAGAGGTGGAGGCGCAAATGCATACACGCTTAGGGGGAGATTGGAAAGCGAAATTACCTTTGCTTTGGGAAAGTGGAAGCCATCCTGATCAAACAGCAGAAGTACGTTATGTCTATATGGATATTATCACCAGATTGGTGGAGGAGAATTTTTCTAAACAAATTGGTAACTGGTGTGAAGAGCATGGCGTGGAATACATTGGCCACTTGATCGAGGACAATAACATGCATGCAAGACCCGGCTCAAGTCTAGGTCATTTTTTCCGTGGATTATCTGGGCAACATATGTCTGGAATTGATGATATTGGAGGACAAGTAATGCCAGGCGGAGAGATTTATCCTAAGAAAACCATTATTGGTGAACGCGATGGAGAATTCTTTCATTATATGCTTGGTAAACTCGGCAGTTCCTTTGCAGCGATCGACCCAATAAAGAAGGGACGCACCATGTGTGAGATATTCGGTGCATATGGTTGGGGTGAAGGTGTCCGGATGATGAAATATCTTGTGGATCATTTCCTTGTGAGAGGTGTGAATCATTATGTCCCACATGCATTTTCTGCCAAGCCTTATCCTGATCCAGATTGCCCGCCCCATTTCTATGCAAATGGTCATGATCCGCAGTTCCGTCACTTCGGTGCACTGATGAGATATTTAAACCGCATGTGTGCCCTAATTAGTGATGGTAAAAGAGTTACTTCTGCTGCTATTCTTTATCATGCGGATGCAGAATGGGCTGGGGAGTATATGTTAGACCAAAAGCCAGCACACGTACTGATGGATAACCAAATCGATTTTGATATCCTGCCTTCCGATGTATTTACTGAACAAGACAGATATAAAACAAAAATCGGGAAACATTTGCATGTCAATAATCAAGAATACAAGACTTTAATTATTCCTTTTTCACAATATGTCACTGAAAGTACAGTTAAAACAGTAATAGAACTGAAAAAAGCAGGGGTTCAGGTTCTCTTTATCAATGATTTGCCAAGTGGAATTATTGGTGCAGACAGTGCATTGCTTAAAGAATTGTCCGATTGTAAGGTGGTAACATTAGATACTCTGGTTTCTGAACTAAAAGAGAATGCTGTTAAAGAAATTGTTGTAGAGCCAGATTTTTCTATGCTTCGTTATTTGCACTATCAAGATGAAAACGATATTTTTCTTTTCACAAACGAGAATATGGCAGAAACCTTCAGAGGTACAATTAATGTTCCAATTTCAGGCGCTGTGTATGGTTATGATGTATGGAATAATGAATTGTATGAAGTGAGTGCAGAGCAAAATGGTGAAGGAACTACGCTTGATTTGGAAATACCACCTTATCAAAGTGTGGTCGTAGTCTTTGATAAATCCGAAGGGGTAGAAGTTAAGACACCCGTTTCATATAATCAGGAATTTATTCTGAAGGATGGTTGGACGATGAGCATGGCAACTTCAATAGAGTACCCTGAATTCCATGATAGGCAGGAAATTTCCAGCTTCATGAATGTCGGCTTAAAGTACCCAGAGTTTTCAGGTTTTATCCGATATGAGAATGAGGTAGAAGTTCCTGTAACGAAACAAGCATCCCTAATGATCGAAGATGCGTTTGAAGGGGTAGAGGTATTCATAAATGATAAATCAGTTGGAATCCAGGTTGCACCACCATTTGTATTTGATATAAGCAAGCAACTTAATGAGGGGAAAAATAACCTTCGTATTGAGGTAGCAACGACGCTTGAGCGTGAACAACATTATAGACCTCTAGAGCCAGGAAGCTTCTTTGCTGCATTTGCAAAAGCTCCATTACTACAACCTACTGGAATTGTAGGGGATGTAAAAATATTGGCTCGAAAATAG